A window of the Acidobacteriota bacterium genome harbors these coding sequences:
- a CDS encoding LD-carboxypeptidase encodes MGIAALSGPVNPERLNAGVEALRGLGFEPVLGSNLDCRCGLFSGDDEQRLEAFHALIRDPDLKAIVFARGGYGLQRLLPRLDWDLLAAHPRAYVGYSDLTPFLNLVVQRLGLVAFHGPMVAADLARGLEPEEEASFLGCLAGEIPERYPLPHWSRAGEVEGPLLGGCLSLLAASLGTPFAPDLEGAVLFWEEVAEPLYRIDRMLTHLRLSGSLRALAGMAVGHIRWADSERVPDLAWQQLEEINLHQVPGPVGAGLASGHSAPNLTLPLGLRARLSSDEASLIFGPG; translated from the coding sequence GTGGGCATCGCCGCTCTGTCCGGACCGGTGAATCCGGAGCGGCTGAACGCGGGGGTCGAGGCGTTGCGCGGCCTCGGCTTCGAGCCGGTGTTGGGCTCCAACCTGGACTGCCGCTGTGGCCTCTTCTCCGGGGACGACGAGCAGCGTCTCGAGGCCTTCCATGCGCTGATCCGGGATCCCGACTTGAAGGCCATTGTCTTCGCCCGTGGGGGATATGGTCTGCAGCGTCTGCTGCCGCGGCTGGATTGGGATCTCCTGGCAGCCCACCCCCGCGCCTACGTCGGCTACTCGGACCTCACTCCCTTTCTCAATCTGGTGGTGCAACGGCTGGGCCTGGTGGCCTTCCACGGCCCCATGGTGGCAGCGGACCTAGCTCGGGGCCTGGAGCCGGAGGAGGAAGCTTCCTTCCTGGGCTGTCTGGCGGGGGAGATTCCCGAGCGCTACCCCCTGCCTCATTGGAGCCGTGCCGGCGAGGTGGAAGGCCCACTCTTGGGCGGCTGTCTGAGCTTGCTGGCGGCGAGCCTGGGCACTCCCTTTGCCCCGGATTTGGAGGGTGCCGTCCTCTTCTGGGAGGAGGTGGCGGAGCCCCTCTACCGGATCGATCGAATGTTGACCCACTTGCGCCTCTCGGGTAGTCTGCGGGCATTAGCTGGAATGGCCGTGGGGCATATTCGTTGGGCGGATAGCGAACGAGTTCCCGATCTTGCTTGGCAACAGCTGGAAGAGATCAACTTGCACCAGGTACCGGGCCCCGTCGGCGCGGGGCTGGCCAGCGGTCATAGCGCACCGAACCTGACCCTACCCCTGGGGCTGCGCGCGCGGCTGAGCTCAGACGAGGCGAGTCTGATCTTCGGCCCGGGCTAG
- a CDS encoding cyclic nucleotide-binding domain-containing protein — protein MNKPVFRATGKSSPAKHTIDVPAGQFIFHQNDLGTEMYIVHEGKVEILQEVGGEQKRLAVMEKGDFFGEMSLLDDMPRNAGARAATDARLLRINGSTFVQMLRKEPEIAIRIMRKFSRRLRDADRLLKQTLGDTGSRASMASDLAAADNEMNRELGTERLIHDKSGMEFFLLLGDETTVGRKDPVTGIYPGIDLTPVDSQRSTSRRHAKVYRKGDKFYVVEGIGTMNGTFVNGRRLETGVPTEVKDGDELRFGMVNTSFKAS, from the coding sequence ATGAATAAGCCCGTGTTTCGTGCCACCGGAAAGAGCTCGCCGGCCAAGCACACCATCGATGTACCCGCCGGCCAGTTCATCTTCCACCAGAACGACCTCGGTACCGAGATGTACATCGTGCACGAGGGCAAGGTGGAGATCCTGCAGGAGGTGGGGGGCGAGCAGAAGCGCCTGGCGGTGATGGAGAAGGGGGATTTCTTCGGCGAGATGTCCCTGCTCGACGACATGCCCCGCAACGCCGGCGCCCGGGCCGCCACCGACGCCCGCCTGCTGCGCATCAACGGCTCCACCTTCGTCCAGATGCTGCGCAAGGAGCCGGAGATCGCCATTCGCATCATGCGCAAATTCTCCCGCCGCTTGCGGGACGCGGATCGCTTGCTCAAGCAGACCTTGGGCGATACCGGCAGCCGGGCGTCCATGGCTTCGGATCTGGCGGCGGCGGACAACGAGATGAATCGGGAGCTGGGCACCGAGCGGCTGATCCACGACAAGTCCGGGATGGAGTTCTTCCTGCTCCTGGGGGACGAGACCACCGTCGGCCGCAAGGATCCGGTGACCGGTATCTACCCCGGCATCGACCTCACGCCGGTGGACAGCCAGCGCTCCACCAGCCGCCGCCACGCCAAGGTGTACCGCAAGGGCGACAAATTCTATGTCGTCGAAGGCATCGGCACCATGAACGGCACCTTCGTCAACGGTCGGCGTCTGGAGACCGGCGTCCCTACCGAGGTCAAGGACGGCGACGAGCTGCGTTTCGGCATGGTGAACACCTCCTTCAAAGCCTCCTGA
- a CDS encoding helicase-related protein, with product MSGLDLEDEPLEVLPGVGPKTAGKLAGGGLERIADLLTVVPAGYRDRRRPLAPGAVEIEGPLAVRGTLEAPRLIHPRGRGRRRSLLLARVTGGGGSVDVRWHNQPYLMQRLEEGSEVLLCGDVRQGRGGFEMLNPALEDPEGEGPAVTPVYPRTADLGPARMATLMEAVLDRLKPLPKLPDPLPENLLKRRELPALGAALEEVHRPSESCEVELLRRRGTPGWYRLVYGELVERQLALEELRQRRRELEKRRSPGLDEASRRDRRLDLRNLAPFSLTSPQETALEEILDDLERPFPMVRLLQGDVASGKTAVALLTAAAVLRQGCSVALMAPTELLAEQHHATAQRWLAGMAEVMLVTAAEAGALPTSDAPRLFVGTHALIHRDDLPSFGLVIIDEQHRFGVDQRRRLVEGEDRPDLLLMSATPIPRSLALALHGDVEISVLDHGPPGRSPVTTELWPRRQRRTLLRRLKARLDEGAQIYAVFPTIEGGRGESRLMTALERLEKAWTPHAGAVLHGRLSREEQRRAVQGFASGEVRWLAATTVVEVGLDVESATVMLIEAAESFGLAQLHQLRGRVGRGAEPGFCYAVHGPLQENARRRLEAFAGTGDGFELARLDLEQRGPGDLLGARQAGREGLRAADLGRDQRWLERAAEDAPELRARLAAGELPALARRVAARLERLGAEIAA from the coding sequence GTGTCCGGTCTCGACCTCGAGGATGAACCGCTCGAGGTGCTGCCCGGCGTTGGTCCCAAGACCGCCGGCAAGCTCGCTGGAGGGGGCCTCGAACGGATCGCCGACCTGCTCACCGTGGTGCCCGCCGGCTATCGGGACCGCCGCCGTCCCCTGGCTCCTGGCGCCGTCGAGATCGAAGGCCCGCTGGCGGTGAGGGGCACTCTTGAAGCGCCGCGGCTGATCCATCCCCGGGGCCGCGGCCGGCGGCGCAGTCTGCTGCTGGCCCGGGTGACCGGCGGCGGGGGGAGCGTCGACGTGCGCTGGCACAATCAACCCTATCTGATGCAGCGATTGGAAGAGGGGAGCGAAGTACTCCTATGCGGCGACGTGCGCCAGGGCCGCGGCGGTTTCGAGATGCTCAACCCCGCCTTGGAGGACCCCGAGGGGGAGGGGCCGGCGGTGACCCCGGTCTATCCCCGTACTGCGGATCTGGGACCGGCGCGCATGGCCACGCTGATGGAGGCTGTCCTGGACCGCCTGAAGCCCCTTCCGAAGCTCCCGGACCCCTTGCCGGAGAATCTGCTCAAGCGCCGGGAGCTCCCGGCCCTCGGAGCCGCTTTGGAGGAAGTACACCGGCCGTCGGAGAGCTGCGAGGTCGAGCTCCTGCGCCGCCGCGGTACCCCGGGCTGGTACCGTTTGGTTTATGGTGAGCTGGTGGAACGGCAGCTGGCTTTGGAGGAGCTGCGACAGCGTCGGCGCGAGCTCGAAAAGCGTCGTTCGCCGGGGCTCGATGAGGCCTCGCGGCGCGACCGGCGGCTGGATCTCAGGAATCTGGCTCCCTTCTCTCTGACCTCACCCCAGGAGACTGCACTGGAAGAGATTCTCGACGATCTGGAACGCCCGTTTCCCATGGTTCGGCTGCTCCAGGGGGATGTGGCCAGCGGCAAGACCGCGGTGGCCCTGCTGACGGCGGCGGCGGTCTTGCGACAGGGCTGTTCGGTGGCCCTGATGGCTCCCACCGAGCTACTGGCGGAGCAGCACCATGCCACCGCCCAGCGCTGGCTGGCGGGGATGGCGGAGGTGATGCTGGTCACCGCCGCCGAGGCGGGGGCGCTGCCCACCTCGGACGCTCCGCGGCTCTTCGTGGGCACCCACGCCTTGATCCATCGCGATGATCTGCCAAGCTTCGGTCTGGTGATCATCGACGAGCAACATCGCTTCGGAGTCGACCAGCGCCGACGCCTGGTGGAAGGAGAGGATCGTCCCGACCTGCTGCTGATGAGCGCGACTCCCATTCCCCGATCGCTGGCGCTGGCCCTCCATGGAGATGTGGAGATCTCGGTCTTGGACCATGGCCCGCCGGGGCGGAGCCCGGTGACCACCGAGCTATGGCCCCGCCGGCAACGCCGAACCTTGTTGCGCCGGTTGAAGGCTCGCTTGGACGAGGGAGCCCAGATCTACGCGGTTTTTCCCACCATCGAAGGCGGGCGGGGGGAGAGCCGGCTGATGACGGCGTTGGAGCGATTGGAGAAAGCCTGGACCCCGCATGCCGGCGCGGTGCTCCACGGCCGCTTGAGCCGGGAGGAGCAACGCCGGGCGGTGCAAGGCTTTGCCAGCGGTGAGGTGCGCTGGCTGGCGGCCACTACGGTGGTGGAAGTGGGGCTGGATGTGGAGTCGGCGACGGTGATGCTCATCGAAGCGGCGGAGAGCTTTGGTCTCGCCCAGCTGCACCAGTTGCGGGGCCGGGTCGGCCGGGGTGCGGAGCCGGGGTTCTGCTACGCCGTCCACGGCCCGTTGCAGGAGAACGCTCGCCGGCGCCTGGAGGCCTTTGCGGGCACCGGCGACGGCTTCGAGCTGGCGCGGCTGGATCTCGAGCAGCGAGGCCCCGGGGATCTGCTGGGGGCTCGCCAGGCGGGGCGGGAGGGCTTGCGGGCGGCGGATCTGGGCAGAGACCAGCGTTGGCTGGAACGGGCGGCGGAGGATGCCCCGGAGCTGCGGGCGCGGCTGGCGGCGGGAGAGTTGCCGGCGTTGGCTCGGCGGGTGGCGGCACGGCTGGAGCGTTTGGGCGCGGAGATCGCGGCATGA
- a CDS encoding glycosyltransferase family 4 protein, with the protein MTRVLLIANTLPPQDISGVGEQVLQLAAGLRRRGLEVEVLGRGAGGARGPKVLFPLAVVPATARRLWSFRPDVVQVHESDGALAALLTVLLRPLLALLRRPRPKLVALLQVSYVRERRAVRPLVDHSPGDDSPEGTRQIGEPGSEEIHFRRFKAPLQIFLGRLTARLADQVLAPSARTVEELREDYGVTSAAVLPNVTGGLEVAPEPCPGLEGETSGYLLFVGRLRIRKGVETLLEALAALRDRSPEGDSPRPRLLIAGDGEHRAALEAVVRRLELQEQVRFLGRCGAGEVRTLLADALALVVPSTYEGMPLVILEAMEAAVPVIASRVSGIPEVVVDGETGWVVPAENVSALAEALDHALGDAQEAWFRGRAGRTRLDHHYRPRHAAKLWQHRVLETPVLGTPVLETGVETESESEPEEP; encoded by the coding sequence ATGACCCGAGTTCTGCTCATCGCCAACACGCTGCCGCCGCAGGACATCTCCGGCGTCGGCGAGCAGGTGCTGCAGCTGGCGGCGGGACTGCGCCGGCGGGGTCTGGAGGTCGAGGTTCTGGGGCGGGGCGCCGGCGGAGCCCGCGGCCCCAAGGTACTCTTTCCCCTCGCGGTGGTTCCCGCCACCGCCCGCCGGCTGTGGAGCTTCCGGCCCGACGTGGTGCAGGTGCACGAGAGCGACGGTGCCCTGGCGGCGCTGCTCACGGTCCTGTTGCGGCCGCTCTTGGCCCTGCTCCGGCGGCCGCGGCCGAAGCTGGTGGCGTTGCTCCAGGTGAGCTACGTGCGGGAGCGCCGTGCGGTGCGGCCACTTGTGGATCACTCACCGGGGGATGACTCACCGGAGGGGACGAGACAGATCGGCGAGCCGGGCTCGGAGGAGATTCATTTCCGCCGTTTCAAGGCGCCGTTACAGATCTTCCTGGGGCGACTGACGGCTCGGTTGGCGGATCAGGTTCTGGCGCCCAGCGCCCGTACGGTGGAGGAATTGCGGGAGGACTATGGTGTGACCTCGGCGGCGGTACTGCCCAACGTTACCGGGGGCCTGGAGGTCGCCCCGGAACCGTGCCCCGGCTTGGAGGGGGAGACCTCGGGATATCTCCTCTTCGTCGGCCGCTTGCGCATCCGCAAGGGAGTGGAGACGCTCCTGGAGGCGCTGGCGGCACTGCGGGACCGGTCTCCCGAGGGCGACTCCCCCCGGCCTCGCCTGCTCATCGCCGGCGACGGCGAGCACCGGGCGGCTTTGGAGGCGGTGGTGCGGCGTTTGGAGCTCCAGGAGCAGGTACGCTTCCTGGGTCGCTGCGGCGCCGGCGAGGTGCGCACCTTGTTGGCGGACGCCCTGGCTCTGGTGGTGCCGTCCACCTACGAGGGGATGCCGCTGGTGATCCTGGAGGCCATGGAGGCGGCGGTGCCGGTGATCGCCAGCCGGGTGAGCGGGATCCCGGAGGTTGTAGTGGACGGTGAGACCGGCTGGGTGGTCCCGGCGGAGAATGTCTCGGCGTTGGCGGAGGCTTTGGACCATGCCCTAGGCGATGCCCAGGAAGCCTGGTTTCGAGGTCGCGCCGGCCGCACCCGCCTCGACCATCACTATCGTCCCCGGCACGCCGCGAAGCTGTGGCAACATCGGGTCCTGGAAACGCCGGTCCTGGGAACGCCGGTCCTGGAAACAGGAGTAGAAACCGAGTCCGAGTCCGAGCCGGAAGAGCCGTAG
- a CDS encoding lysine 2,3-aminomutase has product MTTPLSLAPSSPPSQRFQAVTRRNVHRLPQWSSLPEPLREAVDVVARVLPFRSNRYVVEHLIDWQRVPEDPLFQLTFPQPGMLEPQDFQRIRRLLHQGAGPREVEAAAQEIRQRLNPQPAGQLSHNVPTLDGRRLQGLQHKYRETVLFFPAAGQTCHAYCTYCFRWAQFVGPAEMRFGGREVEDLVSYLRLHPEVTDVLITGGDAMILKARLLRRIVEPLLAPELEHVQNIRFGTKALAYWPQRFVTDEDADDLLRLLEEIEAAGRHGAIMAHASHPVELQPSIARRAISRLRGTGAQIRMQAPVVRRVNDAPEPWAELWREGVQLGMVPYYLFIERDTGPKRYFEVPLARTLEIFQQAHRRVSGLARTVRGPVMSAFPGKVRIAGVETIHGERAFVLEMLQGRSPDWAGRTFFARYDPHATWLDQLQPAFGEECFFFETEGVSPGAGPPPPTRLRSL; this is encoded by the coding sequence ATGACGACTCCTTTGTCCCTAGCCCCTTCTTCCCCTCCCTCTCAACGCTTCCAGGCGGTGACCCGCCGCAACGTTCATCGGCTGCCCCAGTGGTCTTCGTTGCCGGAGCCTCTGCGGGAGGCGGTGGATGTGGTGGCCCGGGTGCTCCCTTTTCGCTCCAACCGCTACGTGGTGGAGCACCTCATCGACTGGCAGCGGGTGCCGGAGGATCCGCTCTTTCAGCTCACCTTTCCCCAGCCCGGAATGCTCGAGCCGCAGGACTTCCAGCGCATCCGGCGACTGCTGCATCAGGGTGCCGGCCCCCGGGAAGTCGAGGCGGCGGCCCAGGAGATCCGGCAGCGGCTCAACCCCCAGCCGGCGGGCCAGCTGAGCCACAACGTGCCGACGCTGGACGGCCGGCGGCTGCAGGGACTTCAGCACAAGTACCGGGAAACGGTGCTCTTCTTCCCCGCCGCCGGTCAGACCTGCCACGCCTATTGCACCTATTGCTTCCGCTGGGCTCAATTCGTCGGCCCGGCGGAGATGCGCTTCGGCGGCCGAGAGGTCGAGGATCTGGTGAGCTACCTGCGGCTCCATCCCGAGGTCACCGACGTATTGATCACCGGCGGCGACGCCATGATCCTCAAGGCCCGGCTCCTACGGCGCATCGTCGAGCCGCTGCTGGCCCCGGAGTTGGAGCACGTACAGAATATTCGCTTCGGCACCAAGGCCCTTGCCTACTGGCCTCAACGATTCGTCACCGACGAGGATGCGGACGATCTGCTGCGCCTGCTGGAAGAGATCGAAGCCGCCGGCCGCCACGGGGCGATCATGGCCCACGCCAGTCACCCGGTGGAGCTGCAGCCTTCCATCGCCCGTCGGGCAATCTCTCGGCTGCGCGGCACGGGAGCGCAGATCCGCATGCAGGCGCCGGTGGTGCGGCGGGTCAACGACGCCCCCGAGCCCTGGGCGGAGCTGTGGCGGGAAGGCGTTCAGCTGGGGATGGTGCCGTACTACCTCTTCATCGAACGGGACACCGGGCCGAAGCGGTATTTCGAGGTACCGTTGGCCCGTACTCTGGAGATCTTCCAGCAAGCCCACCGCCGGGTCTCGGGCCTCGCCCGCACGGTACGGGGACCGGTGATGTCGGCCTTCCCCGGCAAGGTGCGCATTGCGGGGGTGGAAACGATCCATGGCGAACGGGCCTTCGTCCTAGAAATGCTCCAGGGCCGCTCCCCGGACTGGGCCGGCCGCACCTTCTTCGCCCGCTACGATCCCCACGCCACCTGGCTCGACCAGCTCCAGCCGGCCTTTGGGGAGGAGTGCTTCTTCTTCGAAACGGAGGGCGTCTCCCCTGGGGCGGGTCCCCCTCCTCCTACTCGTCTAAGAAGTCTCTGA